The following are encoded together in the Oncorhynchus nerka isolate Pitt River linkage group LG23, Oner_Uvic_2.0, whole genome shotgun sequence genome:
- the LOC115106328 gene encoding regulator of G-protein signaling 9: MTIRNVRDHGQRFRPRMACLKKVEAVMLEMQDPKTGVKSQPQKLVITTIPHAITGEDVVTWLANRYTIEAEEAWALGTMLVAFGYIYPLQDHKRLVIKPDTALYRFQTPYFWPAQQWPVEDTDYAIYLAKRNIRKKGVLEMHEQEQYNSLHKWMNHKWDFIVMQAKEQYRAGKERKKPDRAVFDCQERAYWVVHRPPPGTVSAMDYGLERMVDPNAEEKETSDFFRRIMIFTQQSIMRPRVKSSVSIGALVKYSITCNKHDPFLAPCLPSNPWVTDDVTYWLLNMANVDVPTKMRVERWTFSFGELLSDPRGRDDFRLFLKKEFSGENLAFWEACEDLKWGTAATMNEKAQQVYKTFLTRGAPRWINIDGKTMEVTVKGLKHPHRYVLDAAQTHIFMLMKKDSYGRYLKSPVFKDTQKRAIGPDQHRFSVSQLEANARKRRPSISPIIVRQQEKEERARMATSGPVDITQVMSKLSNKGKEVPPPKK; encoded by the exons ATGACCATCAGAAATGTACGGGATCATGGACAGAGGTTCCGACCGAGGATGGCATGTCTCAAAAAG GTGGAGGCTGTGATGCTGGAGATGCAGGATCCAAAGACTGGAGTCAAGTCACAACCCCAGAAACTGGTTATCACTACTATACCGCACGCTatcacag GTGAGGATGTCGTGACATGGCTAGCCAACCGTTACACTATAGAGGCAGAAG aaGCGTGGGCTCTGGGCACCATGTTGGTGGCGTTTGGGTATATCTATCCCCTCCAGGATCATAAACGACTAGTCATCAAACCAGACACAGCCCTCTACCGCTTTCAG ACACCATACTTTTGGCCGGCCCAGCAGTGGCCTGTAGAGGACACAGACTATG CAATCTACCTGGCCAAGAGAAACATCCGCAAGAAAGGAGTTCTAGAGATGCATGAACAG GAGCAGTATAACAGCCTTCACAAGTGGATGAACCATAAATGGGACTTCATTGTGATGCAGGCTAAAGAACAGTACAG ggcggggaaggagaggaagaagccTGATCGTGCGGTATTTGACTGCCAGGAGAGAGCCTACTGGGTTGTACACAGACCtccg ccagGGACCGTCAGTGCAATGGACTACGGACTAGAACGCATGGTAGACCCCAACGCAGAGGAG AAAGAAACTTCAGACTTCTTCAGAAGAATT ATGATTTTTACCCAGCAGTCCATCATGAGGCCGAGGGTCAAGTCGTCTGTCTCTATCGGAGC tctGGTGAAATACTCTATCACCTGTAATAAGCACGACCCTTTCCTAGCCCCCTGTCTCCCTAGCAACCCCTGGGTCACCGATGATGTCACCTACTGGTTGCTCAACATGGCCAA TGTGGATGTTCCTACTAAGATGCGTGTGGAGAGGTGGACGTTCAGTTTCGGGGAGCTGCTCTCTGACCCTCGAGGCAGAGATGACTTCAGACTCTTCCTCAAGAAGGAGTTCAGCG gTGAGAACCTGGCATTCTGGGAGGCATGTGAGGATCTGAAGTGGGGAACGGCTGCTACCATGAACGAGAAGGCCCAGCAGGTCTACAA GACTTTCTTGACGCGTGGCGCCCCCCGGTGGATCAACATTGACGGGAAGACCATGGAGGTGACAGTTAAAGGGTTGAAACACCCTCACAGATACGTATTGGATgcagctcagacacacatctTCATGCTGATGAAGAAG GACTCTTATGGGCGGTACCTGAAGTCTCCAGTGTTTAAGGACACTCAGAAGAGGGCCATCGGTCCTGATCAACACAGGTTCAG TGTGTCCCAGTTGGAGGCCAATGCGAGGAAGCGTCGTCCCAGCATCAGTCCCATCATCGTCCGCCagcaggagaaggaggagagagccaGGATGGCCACCAGTGGCCCTGTGGACATCACACAGGTCATGAGTAAACTCAGCAACAAGGGCAAGGAGGTGCCCCCACCCAAAAAATAG